One region of Rhodospirillaceae bacterium genomic DNA includes:
- a CDS encoding NUDIX domain-containing protein, whose product MSGRYGDVPIRCRAVAAAILAGPLGSEGGEAARILALRRAGDVAGGAWGLITGSIEPGETAIAAVQREIAEETGIKVPELFTTGLTETFYFGPDSVLELMPIFVSYVPAPVTATLDHGSDQFRWCSRAEALELFSFAGQRRALADIWHDFVDRAPAPFRRVL is encoded by the coding sequence GTGAGCGGCCGCTATGGCGACGTGCCCATCAGGTGCCGCGCCGTGGCGGCCGCCATCCTTGCCGGGCCTTTGGGTTCAGAGGGGGGCGAGGCGGCGCGCATTCTAGCCTTGCGCCGTGCCGGCGACGTGGCCGGCGGTGCCTGGGGACTGATCACGGGCAGCATCGAGCCCGGTGAAACCGCAATCGCCGCCGTCCAGCGCGAGATCGCTGAGGAGACCGGGATCAAGGTGCCGGAACTGTTCACCACGGGCCTTACCGAGACCTTCTACTTCGGTCCAGATAGTGTACTTGAGCTGATGCCTATCTTTGTCTCCTATGTGCCGGCGCCGGTCACGGCGACGCTGGATCATGGCAGCGATCAGTTTCGCTGGTGCAGCCGCGCGGAGGCTCTGGAGCTGTTCAGCTTTGCCGGACAGCGCCGGGCCTTGGCCGATATCTGGCATGATTTCGTCGACCGGGCTCCGGCCCCGTTCAGGAGAGTTCTCTGA
- the gltB gene encoding glutamate synthase large subunit, with protein MSDEIEMFRKNAAHLAATGMYDPADEGDACGVGLIAAIDGKPRREVVLMGVEALKAVWHRGAVDADGKTGDGAGIHVQIPHAFFEDFIRRAGQTLQAGKFAVGQIFLPRNDLGKQESCRVIVEQEILNAGYTIYGWRQVPIDISIIGEKANATRPEIEQIMIANAKGVSEEDFETDLYVIRRRIERAAIAAQVSELYICSLSCRSIIYKGMFLAEQLTSFYPDLLDERFVSNFAIYHQRYSTNTFPTWSLAQPFRVIAHNGEINTLKGNVNWMSAHETRLYSSVYGDRMSDLKPVIQAGGSDSAQLDNVFEILTTEDRPLPMVKSLLIPDVWDGRVTMPQNIKDMFSYCNSVMEPWDGPAAICGFAGHWVVAGLDRNGLRPLRYAITEDGILVAGSETGMVRLDETRLKTKGRLGPGQMLALDLAEGKLYDNNAILDKLAATADFSGWVKNITVIDDLIKKTRGEPAIFEKDYLRRRQVAAGLTMEDMEVVLQPMVEEAKEAVVSMGDDTPLAVLSDRYRGLHQFFRQNFSQVTNPPIDSLREKRVMSLKTRLGNLGNVLDQDESQCRLLQLDSPVLTTAEFQAMRAYMGSSVAEIDCTFDVNGGDNALREAIQLVRRQAEDAVRGGAMHLVLSDEQVSATRAAIPTILATGAVHVHLLRQQLRTFTSLNIRSGECLDVHHFAVLIGVGATTVNAYVAEAAIEDRRRRGLFGDLSLEQCLDNFGYAVDQGLLKVMSKMGISVISSYRGGANFEALGLSRTLVAEYFPSMPSRISGIGMTGIQHRVVELHERAWSENIVTLPVGGFYKFRKSGETHAWAPELIHTLQTAVASESYQTFKRYSEAVAKLPPVAIRDLLDFVPGTTPISTDEVESITEIRKRFVTPGMSLGALSPEAHGTLNIAMNRIGAKSDSGEGGEDPLRFKPQPNGDNANSAIKQIASGRFGVTAEYLVNCREIEIKVAQGAKPGEGGQLPAFKVTVEIAKLRHATPGVSLISPPPHHDIYSIEDLAQLIYDLKQINPEAKVCVKLVARSGIGTIAAGVAKAKADVILISGHVGGTGASPHTSIKYAGIPWEMGLAEVHQVLTLNRLRHRVKLRTDGGIKTGRDVVIAAILGAEEFGIGTASLVAMGCIMVRQCHSNTCPVGVCTQDKALREKFTGTPEKVVNLFSFIAEEVREVLAQLGVKTLNDVIGRTELIEQVSRGAADLDDLDLNPILSQADPGNEARYCTLEGRNEVPDTLDARMVTDAAALFQAGEKMQLQYNIRNTFRAIGTRLSSHITKRFGMMGLKPNHLTVRLRGSAGQSLGAFAVQGLKLEVFGDANDYVGKGLSGGTIVVRPLPSSPLESNRNTIIGNTVLYGATAGRLFAAGQAGERFAVRNSGADVVIEGCGSNGCEYMTGGTAVILGAVGDNFAAGMSGGMAFVYDEDGRFPLRINGETAVSQRLESAYWEAHLKSLIEEHAAETQSKFAGRILNDWAEEKKRFWQVAPKEMLDKLTHPLSDQPAKPTAKKAK; from the coding sequence ATGTCCGACGAAATCGAGATGTTCCGCAAGAACGCAGCCCACCTTGCCGCGACCGGCATGTATGACCCGGCCGATGAAGGCGATGCCTGTGGTGTGGGTCTCATTGCCGCCATCGACGGCAAGCCGCGCCGCGAAGTTGTGCTGATGGGTGTCGAAGCCCTGAAGGCCGTGTGGCACCGGGGAGCGGTCGATGCCGATGGCAAGACCGGCGATGGCGCCGGCATCCATGTGCAGATTCCGCACGCCTTCTTCGAGGATTTCATCCGCCGCGCCGGGCAGACCCTGCAGGCAGGCAAGTTCGCGGTCGGCCAGATCTTCCTGCCGCGCAATGATCTCGGCAAGCAGGAGAGCTGCCGCGTCATTGTCGAGCAGGAAATCCTCAACGCCGGCTACACGATCTATGGCTGGCGCCAGGTGCCGATCGATATCAGCATCATCGGCGAGAAGGCCAATGCGACGCGGCCCGAGATCGAGCAGATCATGATCGCCAACGCGAAGGGTGTCTCTGAAGAGGATTTCGAGACCGATCTTTATGTCATCCGCCGCCGCATCGAGCGCGCCGCCATCGCGGCCCAGGTGAGCGAGCTTTATATCTGCTCCCTCTCCTGCCGCTCGATCATCTACAAGGGTATGTTCCTGGCCGAACAGCTGACCTCCTTCTATCCCGATCTCCTCGACGAGCGCTTCGTCTCCAACTTCGCCATTTATCACCAGCGCTATTCGACCAACACTTTTCCGACCTGGAGCCTCGCCCAGCCCTTCCGCGTCATCGCCCATAATGGCGAGATCAATACGCTGAAGGGCAATGTCAACTGGATGAGTGCCCATGAGACGCGGCTCTATTCCAGCGTCTATGGCGACCGCATGAGCGATCTCAAACCCGTGATCCAGGCCGGCGGCTCGGATTCGGCGCAGCTCGACAATGTGTTCGAGATCCTGACCACCGAGGATCGGCCGCTGCCGATGGTGAAAAGCCTGCTCATCCCAGATGTCTGGGACGGGCGCGTGACCATGCCGCAGAACATCAAGGACATGTTCAGCTACTGCAATTCGGTCATGGAACCCTGGGACGGGCCCGCCGCCATCTGCGGCTTCGCTGGCCATTGGGTCGTGGCCGGTCTCGACCGGAACGGCCTGCGGCCGCTCCGCTATGCCATCACCGAGGACGGCATCCTGGTTGCCGGCTCGGAAACCGGCATGGTGCGATTGGACGAGACGCGGTTGAAGACCAAGGGCCGCCTCGGGCCGGGGCAGATGCTGGCGCTCGATCTGGCCGAGGGCAAGCTCTACGACAACAATGCGATCCTCGACAAGCTGGCCGCGACCGCCGACTTCTCCGGCTGGGTCAAGAACATCACCGTCATCGACGACCTCATCAAGAAGACACGCGGCGAGCCCGCGATCTTCGAGAAGGATTACCTGCGCCGCCGGCAGGTCGCCGCCGGCCTCACCATGGAAGACATGGAAGTGGTCCTCCAGCCGATGGTCGAGGAGGCCAAGGAAGCCGTGGTCTCGATGGGTGACGACACGCCTCTGGCCGTCCTCTCCGACCGCTACCGGGGCCTTCATCAGTTCTTCCGGCAGAATTTCAGCCAGGTCACCAACCCGCCGATCGACAGCCTGCGCGAGAAGCGGGTGATGAGCTTGAAGACGCGGCTTGGCAATCTCGGCAACGTGCTCGACCAGGATGAGAGTCAGTGCCGCCTGCTGCAGCTCGATAGCCCCGTCCTCACCACCGCCGAATTCCAGGCGATGCGTGCCTATATGGGATCGAGCGTCGCCGAGATCGATTGCACCTTCGATGTGAACGGCGGTGACAACGCTTTGCGCGAGGCGATCCAGCTGGTGCGCCGCCAGGCCGAGGACGCCGTGCGTGGTGGCGCCATGCATCTGGTTCTGTCGGACGAGCAGGTGAGTGCGACGCGCGCCGCTATTCCGACGATCCTCGCGACAGGTGCCGTGCATGTGCATCTGCTGCGCCAGCAGCTCCGCACCTTCACCAGCCTCAACATCCGCTCCGGCGAATGCCTCGATGTGCATCACTTCGCTGTCTTGATTGGTGTCGGCGCCACCACCGTCAATGCCTATGTCGCCGAAGCCGCGATCGAGGATCGCCGCCGCCGCGGCCTCTTCGGCGATCTCAGCCTCGAGCAATGCCTCGACAATTTCGGCTATGCGGTCGATCAGGGTCTGCTCAAGGTGATGTCGAAGATGGGCATCTCCGTCATCTCCTCCTATCGCGGTGGCGCCAATTTCGAAGCGCTCGGCCTTTCGCGCACCCTCGTCGCCGAATACTTCCCTTCCATGCCGAGCCGCATTTCCGGCATCGGCATGACCGGCATCCAGCACCGCGTCGTCGAATTGCATGAGCGCGCCTGGAGCGAGAACATCGTTACCCTGCCGGTGGGCGGCTTCTACAAATTCCGCAAATCCGGCGAAACCCATGCCTGGGCGCCGGAGCTCATTCATACCCTGCAGACGGCGGTAGCTTCCGAATCCTACCAGACCTTCAAGCGCTATTCGGAGGCGGTCGCCAAGCTGCCGCCGGTCGCCATCCGCGATCTCCTCGATTTCGTGCCGGGCACGACACCGATCTCGACCGATGAGGTCGAGAGCATCACCGAGATCCGCAAGCGCTTCGTCACCCCGGGCATGTCGCTGGGTGCGTTGTCGCCGGAGGCCCACGGCACGCTCAACATCGCCATGAACCGCATCGGCGCAAAGTCGGACTCCGGCGAGGGCGGCGAGGATCCCTTGCGCTTCAAGCCGCAGCCCAATGGCGACAACGCCAATTCCGCGATCAAGCAGATTGCGTCCGGGCGCTTTGGTGTCACCGCGGAATATCTCGTCAATTGCCGCGAGATCGAGATCAAGGTGGCGCAGGGTGCCAAGCCCGGCGAAGGCGGCCAGCTGCCGGCCTTCAAGGTCACGGTCGAGATCGCCAAGCTGCGTCACGCGACACCCGGTGTCTCGCTCATTTCGCCGCCGCCGCACCACGACATCTATTCAATCGAGGATCTGGCGCAGCTCATTTACGATCTCAAGCAGATCAACCCGGAGGCCAAGGTCTGCGTGAAGCTGGTGGCGCGGTCCGGCATCGGCACGATCGCGGCGGGTGTTGCCAAGGCCAAGGCGGATGTGATTCTGATTTCCGGTCATGTCGGCGGCACGGGTGCCTCGCCCCATACCAGCATCAAATATGCCGGCATCCCCTGGGAAATGGGCTTGGCGGAAGTGCATCAGGTGCTGACGCTCAATCGCCTGCGCCACCGCGTGAAGCTCAGGACCGATGGCGGCATCAAGACCGGCCGCGACGTGGTCATCGCCGCCATCCTCGGCGCCGAGGAGTTCGGCATCGGCACGGCGTCGTTGGTCGCCATGGGCTGCATCATGGTGCGGCAATGCCATTCCAATACCTGTCCCGTGGGCGTCTGCACCCAGGACAAGGCGTTGCGCGAGAAGTTCACCGGCACGCCGGAGAAGGTCGTCAACTTGTTCAGCTTCATTGCCGAGGAAGTCCGCGAAGTGCTGGCGCAACTCGGCGTCAAGACCCTGAACGACGTCATCGGCCGCACGGAGTTGATCGAACAAGTCAGCCGCGGTGCCGCCGATCTCGACGATCTGGATCTCAACCCGATCCTCTCCCAGGCCGATCCTGGCAACGAGGCGCGCTATTGCACGCTGGAAGGCCGCAACGAGGTGCCTGACACGCTGGATGCCCGCATGGTGACGGATGCCGCGGCCCTGTTCCAGGCCGGCGAAAAGATGCAGCTACAATACAACATCCGCAACACCTTCCGTGCCATCGGTACGCGCCTCTCCTCGCACATCACCAAGCGCTTCGGCATGATGGGGCTGAAGCCCAACCACCTCACCGTGCGCCTGCGTGGGTCGGCGGGCCAGTCACTCGGCGCCTTTGCGGTGCAAGGGTTGAAACTCGAAGTGTTCGGCGACGCCAACGATTACGTCGGCAAGGGATTGTCCGGCGGCACCATCGTGGTGCGGCCTTTGCCTTCCTCGCCGCTCGAGAGCAACCGCAACACCATCATCGGCAACACGGTGCTCTACGGCGCCACGGCCGGGCGGCTCTTCGCCGCGGGCCAGGCCGGCGAGCGCTTCGCGGTCCGCAACTCGGGCGCCGACGTCGTCATCGAAGGCTGCGGCTCCAATGGCTGCGAATACATGACCGGCGGCACGGCGGTAATCCTGGGGGCGGTCGGCGACAATTTCGCGGCCGGCATGTCCGGCGGCATGGCCTTCGTCTATGACGAGGACGGCCGCTTCCCCTTGCGCATCAATGGCGAGACGGCGGTGTCGCAGCGCCTCGAAAGCGCCTATTGGGAGGCGCATCTCAAATCCCTCATCGAGGAACATGCGGCTGAAACGCAGTCGAAATTCGCCGGGCGAATCCTCAATGACTGGGCCGAGGAGAAGAAGCGCTTCTGGCAGGTGGCGCCCAAGGAGATGCTGGACAAGCTCACCCATCCCCTGTCGGACCAGCCGGCGAAACCCACGGCGAAGAAGGCGAAGTAG
- a CDS encoding NAD(P)-dependent oxidoreductase, with protein sequence MAEKLLKFVSINRSMPDKRSASDRRDDFGEIYADFAAKSAQVQASRCSQCGVPFCQVHCPLNNNIPDWLKLTAEGRLEEAYEISAATNTFPEICGRICPQDRLCEGNCVIEQAGHGTVTIGAIERHVTDTAFEKGWVQPVKPVHELAQSVGIIGAGPAGLAAGEALRRKGYQVTIYDRYDRVGGLLIYGIPNFKLDKQVVARREKLLRQSGIKFELNVEIGRDISLDDLRQRHDAVLIATGVYKARDLAPGSGSKGIVPALQYLTAANRDGLGDKVVEIANGELNAKGKNIVVIGGGDTAMDCVRTAIRQGAKSVKCLYRRDRANMPGSQREVQNAEEEGVEFIWQSSPSAFLDDDNGYVRAVRAERIHLGMVDATGRQTPRVIEGSAFDLPADIVIKALGFEPEDLPQRLKAPALSITKASTVRVNWRNLTTTIPGVFAAGDIVRGASLVVWAIRDGRDAAAGIDAYLKENTRKVAAE encoded by the coding sequence ATGGCGGAAAAGCTGCTGAAATTCGTGTCGATCAACCGGTCGATGCCCGACAAGCGCTCCGCCAGCGATCGCCGCGACGATTTCGGCGAGATCTATGCCGATTTCGCCGCCAAATCCGCCCAGGTCCAGGCCAGCCGCTGCTCGCAATGCGGCGTGCCCTTCTGCCAGGTGCATTGCCCGCTCAACAACAACATCCCCGACTGGCTGAAGCTGACGGCCGAGGGCCGGCTGGAGGAGGCCTACGAGATCTCGGCCGCCACCAACACCTTCCCCGAGATCTGCGGCCGCATCTGCCCCCAGGACCGCCTGTGCGAAGGGAACTGCGTCATCGAGCAGGCCGGCCACGGCACCGTCACCATCGGCGCCATCGAACGCCATGTCACCGACACAGCCTTTGAAAAGGGCTGGGTCCAGCCGGTAAAGCCGGTCCACGAACTGGCGCAGAGCGTCGGCATCATCGGCGCGGGGCCGGCCGGATTGGCGGCTGGCGAGGCACTGCGCCGCAAGGGCTATCAGGTCACCATCTATGACCGGTATGACCGCGTCGGCGGCCTCCTCATTTACGGCATTCCCAACTTCAAGCTCGACAAGCAGGTGGTGGCGCGGCGCGAGAAGCTGCTGCGCCAATCCGGCATCAAGTTCGAACTGAATGTCGAGATTGGCCGCGATATCAGCCTGGATGATCTCAGGCAGCGCCACGACGCGGTCCTCATTGCGACCGGCGTCTACAAGGCGCGCGATCTGGCCCCCGGCTCGGGGTCGAAAGGCATCGTCCCCGCCCTGCAATATCTCACCGCCGCCAACCGCGACGGCCTCGGCGACAAGGTGGTCGAGATCGCCAATGGCGAACTCAATGCCAAGGGCAAAAATATCGTCGTCATCGGCGGCGGCGACACCGCCATGGATTGCGTGCGCACCGCCATCCGCCAGGGGGCGAAATCCGTGAAATGCCTCTATCGCCGCGACCGCGCCAACATGCCGGGCTCGCAGCGCGAGGTGCAGAATGCCGAGGAGGAAGGCGTCGAGTTCATCTGGCAATCCTCGCCCTCGGCCTTCCTCGACGATGATAACGGCTATGTGCGCGCGGTCCGCGCCGAACGCATCCATCTCGGCATGGTCGATGCGACCGGCCGCCAGACGCCGCGCGTCATCGAGGGATCGGCGTTCGACCTTCCGGCCGACATCGTCATCAAGGCGCTGGGCTTCGAGCCTGAAGATCTGCCGCAGCGCCTGAAGGCGCCGGCCTTGTCGATCACCAAGGCCAGCACGGTGCGCGTCAACTGGCGCAACCTCACCACCACCATTCCCGGCGTGTTCGCGGCGGGCGACATCGTGCGCGGGGCGTCATTGGTGGTCTGGGCGATCCGCGACGGCCGCGATGCCGCCGCCGGGATCGACGCGTACCTTAAGGAAAACACGCGCAAAGTCGCGGCGGAATAA
- a CDS encoding undecaprenyl-diphosphate phosphatase — protein sequence MPNIDILVLAVVQGITEFLPISSSGHLILVPKLFCWTDQGLTLDVAAHVGTLLAVLAYFWRDVANMTGGLVKIAQGKRDNRARLIWLLLVASVPALAIGFMLDRWAGDALRDYRIIAGTLIGFGILLYVADRMGLTVRRIEHMTAGSALAIGFFQCLAFIPGTSRSGITMTMARLLGYERQEAARFSFLLSIPTIAAAGIWKSIQLYQSGDYADVERALMMVAFSAVTGFFAIAFMMYWLRRASFAPVVIYRIILGCVLLYGIYTGWSGECL from the coding sequence GTGCCCAATATCGACATCCTGGTCCTGGCGGTGGTGCAAGGCATCACCGAATTCCTGCCCATTTCCTCCTCCGGCCACCTCATCCTGGTGCCGAAATTGTTCTGCTGGACGGATCAGGGCCTGACCCTGGATGTGGCGGCCCATGTCGGGACCCTGCTTGCCGTGCTGGCCTATTTCTGGCGCGACGTCGCCAACATGACGGGCGGCCTGGTGAAGATCGCGCAGGGCAAGCGCGACAACCGGGCGCGGCTGATCTGGCTGCTGCTGGTGGCCTCGGTGCCGGCGCTGGCGATCGGCTTCATGCTGGACCGCTGGGCGGGCGACGCCCTGCGCGATTACCGCATCATTGCTGGAACCCTCATCGGCTTCGGCATCCTGCTCTATGTCGCCGATCGCATGGGCCTCACCGTGCGGCGCATCGAGCACATGACCGCCGGTTCCGCGCTGGCCATCGGCTTCTTCCAATGCCTCGCCTTCATTCCCGGCACCAGCCGGTCCGGCATCACCATGACCATGGCGCGGTTGCTCGGCTATGAGCGCCAGGAAGCGGCGCGCTTCTCCTTCCTGCTGTCGATCCCGACCATTGCCGCGGCCGGGATCTGGAAGAGCATCCAGCTCTACCAGTCGGGCGATTATGCCGATGTGGAACGCGCCCTGATGATGGTGGCCTTCTCCGCCGTCACCGGCTTCTTCGCCATCGCCTTCATGATGTACTGGCTGCGCCGCGCAAGCTTCGCGCCCGTCGTGATCTACCGGATCATTCTCGGCTGCGTGCTGCTCTATGGCATCTATACCGGCTGGTCGGGCGAATGCCTCTGA
- a CDS encoding DUF2029 domain-containing protein translates to MVMLAVVAQWVHAAITGDLGFRGHVIGLDFVNTWTGARLALSGDVTALFDFAAYDALLQSEFGAGFPGHMWSYPPHLLPLIMPLGGLGYVPAYILWCAITTLIFLWGARAIGFRGPELLLLATSPALAMNIVVGQTGALTAGLLMGALGFIGRQPIVAGVSAALLTVKPQFGLLIPIVLLLRRNFTIIVVAALTTAALVALTVLLLGWSPWRGFIDVTTPAMREVMMSGDLPAASVMRPNWASALQLLQVPTQVAFAIQSAISLVLVGLWLWLFWPSRNSPQPLSHDRARLALLLLVSVLATPYIHNYDLVIVAPVILWCWRDPENSGCHARTVAQAPADLRVDPALGDDPLASGPHHPGAVPADSPCLAADLGDLAPTGCPEIVSNQKQGDRDRRSGSRFRPAVPCARAAASGVAAGSPRSGGGVRLVLLEIDVHDMMRPKRSLCVGSCFGGVDGKAICSGRWAPWISAFWKA, encoded by the coding sequence ATGGTCATGCTCGCGGTCGTGGCGCAGTGGGTGCACGCCGCCATCACCGGCGACCTCGGCTTTCGCGGCCATGTGATCGGCCTCGACTTTGTCAACACCTGGACCGGCGCGCGCCTGGCGCTCAGTGGCGACGTCACGGCCCTGTTCGATTTCGCCGCCTATGACGCCTTGCTGCAGAGCGAGTTCGGCGCCGGCTTCCCGGGCCATATGTGGTCCTATCCACCGCATCTTCTGCCGCTGATCATGCCGCTGGGCGGGCTCGGCTATGTGCCGGCCTATATTCTCTGGTGCGCGATCACGACGCTCATCTTCCTGTGGGGCGCGCGTGCCATCGGCTTTCGCGGTCCTGAGCTGCTGCTGCTGGCCACATCACCGGCCCTCGCCATGAACATCGTCGTCGGGCAGACGGGCGCGCTCACCGCCGGGCTGCTGATGGGGGCGCTGGGCTTTATCGGCCGGCAGCCGATCGTGGCGGGCGTGTCGGCGGCACTCCTCACCGTCAAGCCGCAATTCGGCCTGCTCATTCCGATCGTGCTGCTGCTGCGGAGGAACTTCACCATCATCGTTGTGGCGGCGCTCACGACGGCTGCACTCGTGGCGCTCACCGTGCTGTTGCTGGGCTGGTCACCTTGGCGGGGTTTCATCGACGTGACTACGCCCGCCATGCGCGAGGTGATGATGTCGGGCGACCTGCCGGCCGCCAGCGTCATGCGACCGAACTGGGCGAGCGCGCTCCAGTTGCTGCAGGTGCCGACACAGGTCGCGTTTGCTATTCAGTCGGCAATCTCGCTGGTACTCGTGGGATTGTGGCTGTGGCTCTTCTGGCCTAGTCGCAATTCACCGCAGCCGCTGAGCCACGACCGAGCGCGTCTTGCGCTGCTGCTGCTGGTGAGCGTGCTGGCGACACCCTACATCCATAATTACGACCTCGTCATCGTGGCGCCGGTGATCCTGTGGTGCTGGCGCGATCCGGAAAATTCTGGGTGTCATGCCCGGACCGTTGCGCAGGCTCCTGCTGATCTTCGCGTGGATCCTGCCCTGGGCGATGATCCCCTTGCATCAGGGCCGCATCATCCTGGCGCCGTTCCTGCTGACAGCCCTTGCCTTGCTGCTGATCTGGGCGATCTGGCGCCGACAGGCTGCCCAGAAATAGTTTCGAACCAAAAGCAGGGCGACCGCGACAGACGATCCGGCAGCCGATTCCGGCCGGCCGTCCCCTGTGCCAGGGCGGCTGCCTCGGGCGTCGCAGCCGGATCCCCAAGGTCCGGTGGCGGCGTCCGATTGGTATTGCTCGAAATAGATGTTCACGACATGATGCGACCGAAAAGATCACTCTGCGTGGGATCATGTTTCGGTGGGGTCGATGGAAAAGCAATCTGTAGCGGCCGCTGGGCGCCGTGGATTTCCGCCTTTTGGAAAGCTTGA
- a CDS encoding type 1 glutamine amidotransferase, which translates to MRFLVFQHIACEHPGIFRDFFKADGIACDAIELDEGEAIPALDGYDALWVMGGPMDVWEEDQHPWLIPEKAAIREAVLDRRMPYMGLCLGHQLLGSALGVAVGKMSAPEVGLLDVELTPAGLADPLMAGLPARQKALQWHGAEVKSLPRDAVLLASSPLCPIQAMRVGPHAYGLQYHVELTSRTVPEWGDVPAYACALDDTLGKGALPRLRDDAAKLMPDFNRAAKGLYDNWMGLIRDAKRAAQ; encoded by the coding sequence ATGCGGTTCCTGGTGTTCCAGCACATCGCCTGCGAGCATCCCGGCATCTTCCGCGATTTCTTCAAGGCGGACGGCATCGCTTGCGACGCCATTGAACTCGATGAAGGCGAGGCCATCCCCGCGCTCGACGGCTATGACGCGCTCTGGGTCATGGGCGGGCCGATGGATGTGTGGGAAGAAGACCAGCATCCCTGGCTGATTCCGGAAAAGGCCGCCATCCGCGAAGCTGTGCTCGACCGGCGAATGCCCTATATGGGCCTGTGCCTCGGCCATCAATTGCTGGGATCGGCCTTGGGTGTCGCGGTCGGCAAGATGTCAGCCCCCGAGGTTGGCCTGCTTGATGTCGAGCTCACCCCGGCGGGATTGGCCGATCCGCTGATGGCGGGATTGCCGGCGCGGCAAAAGGCCCTGCAATGGCACGGCGCCGAGGTGAAATCCCTGCCCAGGGATGCGGTGCTGCTCGCCTCTTCGCCGCTCTGCCCCATCCAGGCGATGCGCGTCGGCCCGCATGCCTATGGCCTCCAATATCATGTCGAGCTTACCAGCCGCACCGTGCCCGAATGGGGCGACGTGCCGGCCTATGCCTGCGCGCTCGATGACACGCTGGGCAAAGGCGCCCTGCCGCGCCTGCGCGATGATGCGGCCAAGCTGATGCCGGACTTCAACCGCGCAGCGAAGGGGCTCTACGACAACTGGATGGGCCTCATTCGCGACGCGAAGCGCGCTGCACAATAG
- a CDS encoding complex I NDUFA9 subunit family protein encodes MARGLVTVFGGSGFIGRYVVQRLARAGWQVRVAVRRPDEALFLKTAGDVGQVTPVAANIRDDRSVAAAVAGADAVVNLVGILYQSGRQKFDTVQAKGAARVAAAARAAGATRFVQISAIGADATSDSLYARSKAEGEQAVKLAFPGATILRPSIVFGPEDDFFNRFARMAMLSPALPLIGGGHTRFQPVYVADVAAAVERVLEDDGTSGKTYELGGARAYTFRDLLGMMLKEIGRCRLLVPLPFPLAMLKASFLQLLPMPLLTVDQVRLLKKDNVVTAGALGFKELGLTPTALEAVLPTYLDKYRPLGYYNRA; translated from the coding sequence ATGGCTCGCGGCTTGGTGACCGTGTTCGGCGGTTCGGGCTTCATCGGACGCTATGTGGTGCAGCGCCTGGCGCGCGCCGGCTGGCAGGTGCGGGTGGCGGTACGGAGGCCCGACGAGGCGCTGTTCCTCAAGACGGCCGGCGATGTCGGCCAGGTAACGCCGGTCGCCGCCAACATCCGCGACGACCGTTCCGTGGCGGCCGCCGTCGCCGGGGCCGATGCCGTCGTCAATCTGGTGGGCATTCTCTATCAATCCGGCCGGCAGAAATTCGACACGGTGCAGGCCAAGGGTGCCGCCCGCGTCGCCGCCGCCGCCAGGGCTGCGGGTGCCACACGCTTCGTCCAGATCTCGGCCATCGGCGCCGATGCCACCTCTGATTCCCTTTATGCCCGCTCGAAGGCCGAAGGGGAGCAGGCGGTGAAGCTCGCCTTCCCCGGCGCCACCATCCTGCGCCCCTCGATCGTGTTCGGGCCGGAAGATGATTTCTTCAACCGCTTCGCCCGCATGGCCATGCTGTCCCCCGCCCTGCCGCTCATCGGCGGTGGCCACACCAGGTTCCAGCCGGTCTATGTCGCCGACGTGGCGGCCGCGGTGGAACGGGTGCTTGAGGATGACGGCACCAGCGGCAAGACCTACGAACTCGGCGGCGCCCGCGCCTATACCTTCCGCGATCTCCTCGGCATGATGCTGAAGGAGATCGGCCGCTGCCGCCTGCTGGTGCCGCTGCCTTTCCCGCTTGCCATGCTGAAGGCGAGCTTCCTGCAATTGCTGCCGATGCCGCTCCTCACCGTCGACCAGGTCCGCCTGCTGAAGAAGGACAATGTCGTTACGGCCGGCGCGTTGGGCTTCAAGGAGCTGGGCCTCACACCCACAGCCCTCGAAGCGGTGCTGCCGACCTATCTCGATAAGTATCGTCCGCTCGGCTATTACAACCGGGCCTGA